A genomic region of Tissierella sp. contains the following coding sequences:
- the purN gene encoding phosphoribosylglycinamide formyltransferase: MLNIGVLISGGGTNLQAIIDNIESGNINGEIKLIISNRKEAYGLTRGANAGIDSLFLDRKSFHSEEEYNLELIKLFKARDIELIILAGYLKVLSKKFIQEFSGRIINVHPSLIPSFSGKGYYGDKVHQAVLDYGVKITGATVHFVDEGTDTGPIILQDIVCIDSKDTALSLKEKVLDVEHKLLVQAVKLYCDKRISLDGRKVITY; this comes from the coding sequence ATGCTAAACATAGGAGTTCTTATCTCTGGTGGAGGAACTAATCTTCAGGCTATAATAGATAATATTGAATCTGGAAATATAAATGGAGAAATAAAGCTCATTATATCCAATAGAAAAGAAGCCTATGGATTAACTAGGGGAGCCAATGCAGGAATAGATAGTTTGTTTTTAGATAGAAAGTCTTTCCATAGTGAAGAAGAATATAATCTGGAATTGATCAAACTATTTAAAGCAAGAGATATAGAACTAATTATACTTGCAGGGTATTTGAAAGTACTATCCAAGAAATTCATCCAAGAATTTAGTGGAAGGATAATAAATGTTCATCCTTCCTTGATACCTAGCTTTAGTGGGAAAGGATATTATGGTGACAAAGTACATCAAGCAGTATTAGATTATGGAGTAAAAATAACAGGTGCTACAGTTCACTTTGTTGACGAGGGAACAGATACAGGACCAATTATACTTCAGGACATTGTCTGTATAGATAGTAAAGATACTGCCCTTAGTCTTAAGGAAAAGGTCCTTGATGTAGAGCATAAGCTATTAGTACAAGCAGTAAAATTATATTGTGATAAAAGAATAAGCCTTGATGGAAGAAAAGTTATTACTTATTAG
- the purM gene encoding phosphoribosylformylglycinamidine cyclo-ligase: MSLTYKDAGVDKEAGYKEVQLIKGMIKKTHIPGVLSDIGGFAGLFQLDTKSYEEPVLVSGTDGVGTKLRLAFMMDKHHTIGEDCVAMCANDILCQGAKPLFFLDYIATGKLVPEKMASIVEGVSNGCIKAKCALIGGETAEMPGFYQDEEYDVAGFCVGVVDKKKIINGSTIEEGDHIIGLPSSGVHSNGFSLVRKIIFDKENLSLDKYIDELECTLGEELLKPTRIYTNPVYDMIEKFNIKGLCHITGGGFYENIPRMLPDGLTAHIDVSKIKTPNIFKLLQKWGNIAHDEMYGTFNMGIGMVMAVKNDELKDITSYLEKVGEEYVVLGQIKKGDKGVVLC, encoded by the coding sequence ATGAGCTTAACATACAAGGATGCAGGAGTAGATAAGGAAGCTGGATATAAAGAGGTACAACTTATAAAGGGTATGATAAAAAAGACTCATATTCCTGGAGTTTTATCTGATATAGGCGGATTTGCAGGATTGTTTCAATTAGACACTAAATCATACGAAGAGCCAGTATTAGTGTCAGGAACAGATGGAGTAGGTACCAAGCTAAGGCTTGCCTTTATGATGGATAAACACCATACCATAGGAGAAGATTGTGTAGCCATGTGTGCCAATGATATACTTTGCCAAGGTGCTAAACCTTTGTTTTTCCTAGACTATATTGCCACAGGGAAGCTAGTACCTGAGAAAATGGCCAGTATAGTAGAGGGTGTTTCTAATGGTTGTATAAAGGCCAAATGTGCATTAATAGGCGGAGAAACTGCTGAGATGCCAGGATTTTATCAAGATGAAGAATATGATGTTGCAGGATTTTGCGTAGGAGTAGTAGATAAGAAAAAAATAATAAATGGTTCTACCATAGAAGAAGGAGACCATATTATAGGACTACCTTCTAGTGGAGTTCATAGCAACGGATTTTCCCTTGTTAGAAAAATAATATTTGATAAAGAAAATTTATCCTTAGATAAGTATATTGATGAGCTAGAATGCACTTTAGGTGAAGAACTACTAAAACCAACTAGAATATATACTAATCCTGTATATGATATGATAGAAAAATTTAATATTAAAGGTTTATGCCATATAACTGGAGGTGGTTTTTATGAGAATATACCTAGGATGCTACCAGATGGGCTAACAGCTCATATAGATGTTTCTAAAATAAAGACTCCAAATATATTTAAGCTATTACAGAAATGGGGCAATATAGCGCATGATGAGATGTACGGAACCTTTAACATGGGTATTGGTATGGTCATGGCAGTAAAGAATGATGAACTAAAGGATATTACAAGCTATTTAGAAAAAGTAGGAGAGGAATATGTAGTATTAGGCCAGATTAAAAAAGGAGATAAGGGTGTAGTCCTATGCTAA
- the purF gene encoding amidophosphoribosyltransferase codes for MSGVVGIYSKERNDVSKIIYYGLYALQHRGQVSTGIAVNNNGFVDYFKDLGLVHEVFPKETMERLRGNLGIGHIRYATVGDTTTTNAQPLVVGYKKGALALAHDGAIVNFENLRDELEDGGAIFQSELDTEVIANLIARYHKDNVEDAIIKALDTIKGTYGLVMMTTDKLIGARDPFGVKSLSLGRFGDDYILASETCAFDTIGAEFIRDIEPGEIVVIDEDGLKSIKQEKKNKKLCLFEIIYFARPDSKLDGKSIYLSRIEAGKQLARETGVDGDIVIGAPDSGTIAAIGYAEESKIPYAEGLIKNRYVGRTFIEPTQELREQGVRIKLNVLKENVEGKKIILVDDSIVRGTTIKRTVQMIRNAGAKEIHVRISSPPVLHSCHLGMDTPNSKDLIAAQMSLDEIRELIGADTLAYLSLEGLLKSAGGEDFCTGCLSGDYPIGKSEK; via the coding sequence TTGAGTGGAGTTGTTGGTATTTACAGCAAAGAAAGAAATGATGTATCGAAGATAATATATTATGGATTATATGCACTTCAACATAGAGGGCAAGTAAGTACTGGGATTGCAGTCAATAACAATGGTTTCGTTGATTACTTTAAGGATTTAGGCTTAGTACATGAGGTGTTTCCAAAGGAAACCATGGAAAGACTTAGGGGAAATCTAGGTATAGGGCATATTAGATATGCAACTGTAGGTGATACAACTACTACAAATGCACAGCCTTTAGTTGTAGGATATAAGAAGGGTGCTCTTGCATTAGCTCATGATGGAGCCATAGTAAATTTTGAAAATTTACGAGACGAACTAGAGGATGGCGGTGCCATATTTCAATCAGAATTGGATACAGAGGTAATAGCTAATTTAATCGCAAGATATCATAAGGATAATGTAGAAGACGCTATAATTAAGGCTTTAGATACAATAAAAGGAACCTATGGATTAGTTATGATGACAACAGATAAACTTATTGGTGCAAGAGATCCTTTTGGTGTAAAATCTCTTTCCTTAGGTAGGTTTGGTGATGACTATATATTAGCGTCGGAAACCTGTGCCTTTGATACTATCGGAGCAGAATTCATCAGGGATATAGAACCAGGAGAGATCGTAGTAATAGACGAAGATGGACTAAAATCCATAAAGCAAGAAAAGAAAAATAAGAAACTATGTTTATTCGAAATCATATATTTTGCAAGGCCAGATAGTAAGTTAGATGGAAAGAGTATTTATCTATCAAGAATAGAAGCAGGGAAACAACTTGCTAGAGAAACAGGAGTAGATGGAGATATTGTAATCGGTGCTCCAGATTCTGGTACCATTGCAGCTATAGGATATGCAGAGGAATCAAAAATCCCTTATGCAGAAGGCTTAATTAAAAACAGATATGTTGGAAGGACTTTTATAGAACCAACTCAAGAATTAAGAGAACAAGGAGTTAGAATTAAACTCAATGTATTGAAGGAAAATGTTGAAGGTAAAAAAATAATTTTAGTAGATGATTCCATAGTTCGAGGTACTACTATCAAGAGAACTGTTCAAATGATAAGAAATGCAGGAGCTAAAGAAATCCATGTTAGGATATCATCACCACCAGTGCTTCACTCCTGCCATCTAGGTATGGATACACCTAATAGTAAAGATCTAATAGCAGCTCAAATGTCATTAGATGAAATAAGAGAGTTAATAGGTGCAGATACCTTGGCCTATTTATCTCTAGAAGGTTTGCTAAAGTCCGCAGGCGGAGAGGATTTTTGTACAGGATGCTTGAGTGGGGACTATCCAATAGGGAAGAGTGAAAAGTGA
- the purE gene encoding 5-(carboxyamino)imidazole ribonucleotide mutase, protein MKVSILMGSISDRGIGEKASEILNRFGVEYETRVISAHRTPYKAIEFAERAEENGTEVIIAIAGKAAHLAGVLAGVTPLPVIGIPAKSSTMDGLDSLLSVVQMPKGVPVATVAIDGGENGGLLAVQMLSIKYPELREKFKQYKKEIAEESDKMDKELNS, encoded by the coding sequence ATGAAAGTAAGCATATTAATGGGAAGTATATCAGATAGAGGAATTGGAGAGAAGGCAAGTGAAATTTTAAACAGATTTGGAGTAGAGTATGAAACAAGAGTAATATCGGCCCATAGAACACCATATAAGGCTATTGAGTTTGCAGAAAGGGCTGAGGAAAATGGTACGGAGGTAATTATAGCAATTGCTGGAAAAGCAGCACATTTAGCTGGGGTATTAGCAGGAGTGACTCCCTTACCCGTGATAGGCATCCCAGCTAAATCCTCCACCATGGATGGATTAGATTCTCTTCTTTCAGTAGTACAGATGCCAAAGGGTGTCCCAGTAGCTACTGTAGCCATAGACGGAGGAGAGAACGGAGGACTTTTAGCAGTACAAATGCTATCCATAAAATACCCTGAATTAAGAGAAAAGTTCAAGCAATATAAAAAAGAAATAGCAGAAGAATCAGATAAAATGGATAAAGAATTAAATTCATAA
- a CDS encoding phosphoribosylformylglycinamidine synthase, whose protein sequence is MNAKRTFIEKREQCNTEGQILLKDFREYLGIKALKNVRILNVYDLINCTEEEQETIVNEILFEKGLDYRYDNLQIGENERLFRVEYLRGQYNQREDSTNQMIRMLLKKEDIIVRNSKIVILENINESELEKIKKYYINPIEMKEVDINSFNLEMEEEASGEIEVIEGFISASQEDILSFKSKYGIGMDIEDILFCQKYFKEEDRNPTITELKLIDTYWSDHCRHTTFMTEITNIEMEEGKYKSLFQEALDEYIASRGFVYENKEKPICLMDLATINMKETKKKGLLDDKEESDEVNAASIEIDVDVDEKNERWLLMFKNETHNHPTEMEPFGGASTCLGGAIRDPLSGRAYVYQAMRITGSGDPRQRYEDTLPGKLPQRKITQTAKAGYSSYGYEIGAATGFVREIYDAGYVAKRMELGALVAAAPKEAVYRGNSEPGDLIILVGGKTGRDGLGGAVGSSKEHTEESLHTSGAEVQKGNPAVERKIVRLFRNKEVSKMIKKCNDFGAGGVSVAIGELADGLFIELDKVPLKYPGLDGTEIALSESQERMAVVIAPENLEKFMSFVEEEDVEGTVVAKVTEEKILKMVWRGKTIVNIKRDFLDTNGIRKKNKVKIEQPIEELYFNRLPAHVEEKGIKEAFIHNMRDLNICSQKGLVQGFDHTVGASTILMPLGGKHSLTPVEGMVAKIPVLEGETNTCSLMSYGYEPKLSKWSPFHGGYYAVIESIAKIVAMGGDYKKVRLTFQEYFERIGDDPSKWGKPFAALLGAFLVQKELDTPSIGGKDSMSGTFEDINVPPTLVSFAVTTDKVENIISPEFKNIGSTIALIKLDVDENGMVDFNQLKSNYSIIKELINKGEIISASTVKFGGIARSIAEMAMGNKIGFKFDETSKDILFKPLYGSIIVELKNGGESLNFVKEKGSSSVFVLGRTSREEHIELNGEIIEIDSLIRDFEEPLEEVFPVYREKSSIEKIDYREGNIITRKISIAKPKVLIPIFTGSHGEYDMTRSFEVAGAEVESFIFKTLSLKDMEESYRELARRIKDYQIIAFPNGSLLGDEPETGGKLMKLILSNSYIKEEINNHLVNRDGLILGIGAGFLGLMKLGLIQNGIIADTDGMNIVYNKGGQFISSMVNVKVSSNLSPWFNEMTVGDIFTAPIATKEGRIIGDVENFKAQISTQFADENLTGSLFNIESMTSPDGRVLGTISSIDRIGDGLYKNSEKLGKHKIFESGVNYFK, encoded by the coding sequence TTGAACGCAAAAAGGACTTTTATTGAAAAAAGGGAACAATGTAATACTGAAGGACAAATATTATTAAAAGATTTTAGAGAGTATTTAGGTATTAAAGCTTTGAAGAATGTCAGGATTCTTAATGTCTATGATTTAATTAATTGTACAGAAGAAGAGCAGGAAACAATAGTAAATGAAATACTATTTGAAAAAGGACTAGACTATAGATATGACAATCTTCAAATAGGAGAAAATGAAAGACTATTTAGAGTAGAGTATTTGAGAGGTCAATATAATCAAAGAGAAGATTCAACAAATCAAATGATAAGAATGTTACTAAAAAAAGAAGATATAATAGTTCGAAACTCAAAGATAGTAATTTTAGAGAATATTAATGAAAGCGAATTAGAGAAGATAAAGAAATATTATATAAATCCAATAGAGATGAAAGAAGTAGATATTAATAGTTTTAATCTTGAAATGGAAGAAGAAGCAAGTGGAGAGATAGAAGTAATAGAAGGTTTTATAAGTGCAAGCCAAGAGGATATCCTATCTTTTAAATCAAAATATGGTATTGGTATGGATATAGAAGATATATTGTTTTGCCAAAAATACTTTAAAGAAGAAGATAGAAACCCTACAATTACGGAGTTAAAGCTAATAGACACATATTGGTCAGATCATTGTAGACATACTACTTTTATGACAGAGATTACTAATATTGAGATGGAAGAAGGTAAGTACAAGTCTTTATTTCAAGAGGCATTAGATGAATATATAGCATCTCGAGGATTTGTTTATGAAAATAAAGAAAAGCCAATTTGCTTGATGGATTTAGCTACTATCAATATGAAGGAAACAAAGAAAAAAGGATTATTAGATGATAAGGAAGAATCTGATGAAGTCAATGCTGCTAGTATAGAAATTGATGTGGATGTTGACGAAAAAAATGAAAGATGGTTATTGATGTTTAAAAACGAAACACATAATCATCCTACAGAGATGGAGCCTTTTGGGGGTGCATCCACTTGTTTAGGAGGAGCCATAAGGGACCCATTATCAGGAAGAGCTTATGTATATCAAGCTATGAGAATCACAGGATCAGGAGATCCAAGACAAAGATATGAAGATACATTACCTGGGAAATTACCTCAAAGAAAGATTACTCAGACAGCTAAAGCAGGATATAGCTCCTATGGATATGAAATAGGCGCTGCAACAGGCTTTGTGAGAGAAATATATGATGCAGGATATGTGGCTAAGAGAATGGAATTAGGAGCATTAGTTGCTGCAGCTCCAAAGGAAGCTGTATATAGGGGAAATTCAGAGCCAGGAGACTTAATAATCTTAGTCGGGGGAAAGACTGGCCGTGATGGCTTAGGTGGAGCAGTTGGTTCATCTAAGGAGCATACAGAGGAATCTCTACACACTAGTGGAGCAGAAGTACAAAAAGGAAATCCAGCAGTAGAAAGAAAGATAGTTCGACTATTTAGAAATAAAGAAGTATCAAAGATGATAAAAAAATGTAATGACTTTGGAGCTGGTGGAGTTTCCGTAGCTATAGGAGAATTGGCAGATGGTCTTTTTATTGAATTGGATAAGGTTCCACTAAAATATCCAGGCTTAGATGGTACAGAAATTGCGCTATCAGAGTCTCAAGAGAGAATGGCAGTGGTCATAGCTCCAGAAAATCTAGAAAAATTCATGTCCTTTGTGGAAGAAGAAGATGTAGAAGGGACAGTAGTAGCCAAAGTTACAGAAGAAAAGATACTTAAAATGGTATGGAGAGGAAAGACTATTGTCAATATCAAGAGAGATTTCTTAGATACCAATGGAATAAGAAAAAAGAATAAAGTTAAAATAGAACAACCTATTGAAGAATTATATTTTAATAGACTTCCAGCTCATGTTGAAGAAAAAGGTATTAAAGAAGCATTTATTCATAACATGAGAGATTTGAATATTTGTAGTCAAAAGGGTCTAGTTCAAGGATTTGACCATACTGTAGGGGCTAGTACAATATTGATGCCTTTAGGAGGAAAACATAGTCTTACTCCAGTAGAAGGAATGGTAGCTAAAATACCTGTATTAGAAGGAGAGACAAATACCTGCTCTTTAATGAGCTATGGCTACGAGCCAAAACTTTCAAAATGGAGTCCTTTCCATGGAGGCTATTATGCTGTTATTGAATCTATTGCAAAGATAGTAGCTATGGGTGGGGACTACAAGAAAGTAAGACTGACCTTCCAAGAATATTTTGAAAGGATAGGCGATGATCCAAGTAAATGGGGTAAGCCATTTGCTGCATTACTGGGTGCCTTTCTTGTACAAAAAGAATTGGATACTCCAAGTATAGGTGGAAAAGATAGTATGAGTGGTACTTTTGAGGATATTAATGTTCCACCAACTTTAGTAAGCTTTGCAGTAACTACGGATAAAGTAGAAAACATTATTTCCCCTGAGTTTAAGAATATTGGTTCAACTATTGCTTTAATCAAATTAGATGTAGATGAAAATGGTATGGTTGATTTTAATCAACTGAAATCAAACTACTCTATAATTAAGGAATTGATAAATAAAGGAGAAATAATTTCAGCTTCTACTGTTAAATTTGGTGGAATAGCTAGGTCAATTGCTGAAATGGCTATGGGTAACAAAATCGGGTTTAAATTTGATGAAACAAGTAAAGATATCTTATTTAAACCATTATATGGATCAATAATAGTTGAGTTAAAGAATGGAGGAGAATCATTAAATTTTGTCAAAGAAAAAGGATCGTCCTCAGTCTTTGTCTTGGGTAGAACCTCAAGGGAAGAGCATATAGAGCTAAATGGAGAAATTATTGAGATAGATTCCTTGATTAGAGACTTTGAAGAACCATTGGAAGAAGTATTTCCAGTATATAGAGAAAAGTCTAGTATAGAGAAAATTGATTATAGAGAAGGTAATATAATCACAAGAAAAATATCTATAGCCAAGCCAAAAGTTTTAATACCAATATTTACTGGAAGCCACGGAGAATATGATATGACTAGATCCTTTGAAGTTGCTGGGGCAGAGGTGGAGTCCTTCATATTTAAGACCTTATCCTTAAAGGATATGGAAGAATCTTATAGAGAATTAGCAAGAAGGATTAAAGATTATCAAATAATTGCTTTCCCAAATGGCTCATTATTAGGAGATGAACCGGAGACTGGTGGAAAATTAATGAAACTTATACTGAGTAATTCATATATAAAAGAAGAAATCAACAATCATCTGGTCAATAGGGATGGACTTATACTTGGTATAGGTGCTGGGTTCTTGGGATTGATGAAATTAGGATTGATTCAAAATGGAATTATCGCAGATACAGATGGAATGAACATTGTTTATAATAAAGGAGGTCAATTCATCTCATCTATGGTAAATGTAAAAGTCAGTTCAAATCTATCTCCTTGGTTTAATGAAATGACAGTTGGAGATATATTTACTGCTCCAATAGCTACAAAGGAAGGTAGGATAATAGGGGATGTAGAAAACTTTAAAGCTCAAATATCAACTCAATTTGCTGATGAAAATCTAACGGGATCCTTATTCAATATAGAATCCATGACTAGCCCTGATGGAAGAGTCCTTGGTACTATTTCTTCCATAGATAGAATTGGTGATGGATTATATAAGAATTCAGAAAAACTAGGTAAACATAAGATATTTGAATCAGGTGTAAATTACTTTAAATAG